In Pedobacter sp. W3I1, one DNA window encodes the following:
- a CDS encoding tetratricopeptide repeat protein — translation MKFKLLILSILVSSSIQAQTNLNPGWEYFFKNNRTAARDFFTKAALKPAFSDEANVALSMMTEMDRPAQEGFNYLNKLSNTSKNPQPYLVALWSDLPNNASKIKTADQLEFYKKLALRKDVDGTINALAYASLGSHFEEKKQYTEADQYFNKIGEIENWLITGEYENISTSGFDKQYDDVLAHPELNYVFTGKKNRKFSWRTVPYVRHDKWFDFTYYNTYENALQFAQTFVNAPASTTAQLRIGVSGSVKVWVNDQLLISESEERNNDLDAYIVPVKLNQGYNRVLVQIGESYAGRSNFMLRLTDANGTPINNLSATSTPQAYLKETNPAPTQLKPVGFKYFEDALKAKPQSYLNQLMMAKLYLRLGNVFDARLILEKLKKRFPESTYLNLMMIELFVKADNRTGIETLREEIKTHDPECSLALELVYTEHFQQNDYVRAKEVIAKLEKIYGEDEAVLMKKLNILGQEKKQPEIIALVEKIYPQYLNSVDIVNLKYLIEVQIRKNPKAIDILQKYIDENNDYKAAKYVAKLHLDKGETDAGIDIYKKELANDPIGFSIYTDLAGIYYQLQQYDEAEKLYSKVLEIDPNNAFVYSQLGTLYNANKQKEKSVKAYEKSLQIDPNNYTVIQLLRTLQDKKAVFDYFEKPDVKAMVSKAPSKTEYPDGQVVVLNNEVQKVVYENGGSEEKHFFTAKILTQKGLESMKEYAISYNNDQNYAVEIAEVIKANGTKVPAETNNNELVFTNLEIGDVINMRYKIENFHVGAMSTHFWDSFYFSDGLDNLNIKYSLLIHRDKAFKYVFSQQDIAPVKTAKDEFDLYVWEKNKQEALRYEDKMPPMDDVTNMLYLSSIPDWKFIADWYDNIASAKARSSYEIKTVVNDLFAGKSNLDDLTKIKMIYNYIITNIAYSSVSFRQSGIIPQNPSTVINTRIGDCKDVSTLFVSMCKEAGITATLALANTRDRGQNTLLLPSIEFNHCIAKSTIGGKDYWVELTSGTLPFNTFSNTFLGSNVLEINKTSTALTKFNPGIRGRNMMGYKTEVKLENADMMVKETNWNTGSMSSYIRSVFNDLSSADQIKKMKEDLTGIYPENEIYNLSFTNLNTSKSTSDTVGTACSYKLLNVSKSVAGMSIFSIPWSNKSYATALQVVSPRKFGIDLTQLFGVDESNQELSLELPTGRAMVQPFKAVQLSNDFVDFKLESVQQGNKLVLKRSFALKKDYVPLDKIDQFKAFYKEMAEADDQQLAMK, via the coding sequence ATGAAATTTAAACTATTAATTCTCTCAATTCTTGTTTCTTCGTCTATTCAGGCACAAACAAATTTGAACCCAGGCTGGGAATATTTTTTTAAAAACAACCGAACAGCGGCACGTGATTTTTTTACCAAGGCGGCACTTAAACCAGCATTTTCAGACGAAGCAAATGTTGCGCTGTCTATGATGACAGAAATGGATCGGCCAGCCCAAGAAGGTTTTAACTACTTAAATAAATTATCCAATACTTCTAAAAACCCTCAACCTTACCTTGTTGCGCTTTGGAGCGATTTGCCCAATAATGCTTCGAAGATAAAAACGGCCGACCAATTGGAGTTTTATAAAAAACTGGCTTTAAGAAAAGATGTTGACGGCACTATTAATGCATTGGCCTACGCATCGTTAGGTTCGCACTTCGAAGAAAAAAAACAATACACCGAAGCTGATCAATATTTTAATAAGATTGGCGAAATCGAAAATTGGTTAATCACAGGAGAGTATGAAAATATCTCCACCAGCGGTTTCGATAAACAGTACGATGATGTTTTAGCCCATCCGGAACTTAATTATGTTTTTACGGGTAAAAAGAACCGAAAATTTAGCTGGAGAACGGTGCCTTATGTACGGCACGATAAATGGTTCGATTTTACTTATTATAATACTTACGAAAATGCATTGCAGTTTGCCCAAACATTTGTTAATGCGCCTGCAAGTACAACAGCGCAATTAAGAATCGGCGTATCCGGATCGGTAAAGGTTTGGGTAAACGATCAGCTTTTAATCAGCGAATCTGAAGAAAGAAACAACGACCTTGATGCATACATTGTGCCAGTTAAGTTGAATCAAGGCTACAACCGCGTTTTGGTTCAGATAGGAGAGAGTTATGCAGGTAGATCGAATTTCATGTTGAGGTTAACAGATGCCAACGGAACACCAATAAACAACCTTTCTGCAACGAGTACACCACAGGCATATTTAAAAGAAACAAACCCGGCTCCAACTCAGCTAAAACCTGTTGGCTTTAAATATTTCGAAGATGCCTTGAAAGCAAAACCGCAGAGCTATTTAAATCAGTTAATGATGGCTAAGCTTTATTTGCGTTTAGGAAATGTATTCGATGCAAGGTTAATCCTGGAGAAACTTAAAAAGCGTTTTCCTGAAAGCACCTATCTCAACCTGATGATGATAGAACTGTTTGTTAAAGCCGATAATAGAACCGGTATTGAAACCCTTAGAGAAGAAATTAAAACACACGATCCGGAGTGTTCGCTAGCCCTGGAGCTCGTGTATACAGAGCATTTTCAACAGAATGATTACGTGCGCGCAAAGGAAGTTATTGCTAAACTGGAAAAAATTTATGGCGAGGATGAGGCGGTGCTAATGAAAAAGCTAAATATACTCGGCCAGGAGAAAAAACAACCTGAAATTATAGCGTTGGTAGAGAAAATTTACCCTCAATATTTAAATTCGGTAGATATTGTTAACTTAAAATATCTTATTGAAGTACAAATTAGAAAGAACCCTAAGGCGATTGATATTTTGCAGAAATACATTGATGAGAATAACGATTATAAGGCCGCTAAGTATGTGGCAAAGCTACATTTGGATAAAGGAGAAACCGATGCAGGTATTGATATTTACAAAAAAGAATTAGCAAACGATCCGATCGGATTTTCTATCTATACCGACCTTGCAGGTATTTATTATCAGTTGCAACAATACGATGAGGCAGAAAAATTATATTCAAAAGTACTCGAGATCGATCCTAATAATGCATTTGTATATTCTCAGTTGGGTACGCTATACAATGCAAATAAACAGAAAGAGAAAAGTGTTAAGGCATACGAAAAGAGTTTACAAATCGACCCGAATAATTACACGGTTATCCAGCTTTTAAGGACGCTTCAGGACAAAAAAGCGGTATTCGATTATTTCGAAAAACCCGATGTCAAAGCCATGGTGAGCAAAGCGCCATCTAAAACCGAATATCCCGATGGGCAGGTTGTGGTTTTAAATAATGAAGTGCAGAAAGTGGTGTATGAAAACGGTGGATCAGAAGAGAAACACTTTTTTACTGCAAAAATACTAACCCAAAAGGGCCTTGAAAGCATGAAGGAATATGCTATTTCATATAACAACGATCAGAATTATGCTGTAGAAATAGCTGAGGTAATAAAAGCAAATGGAACAAAAGTACCTGCCGAAACCAATAACAATGAGCTGGTATTTACAAACCTTGAAATTGGTGATGTGATTAATATGCGCTATAAAATCGAAAATTTCCATGTTGGGGCTATGTCTACCCACTTCTGGGACTCTTTCTATTTTAGTGATGGTTTGGATAATCTCAATATTAAATATTCACTGTTAATTCACCGCGATAAAGCCTTTAAATACGTCTTCTCACAACAGGACATTGCGCCAGTCAAAACGGCTAAGGATGAATTTGATCTGTATGTATGGGAAAAGAATAAACAGGAGGCCTTGAGGTATGAGGATAAAATGCCTCCAATGGATGATGTAACCAATATGCTTTATTTATCATCTATTCCCGACTGGAAATTTATTGCCGATTGGTATGACAATATCGCATCGGCTAAAGCACGGAGCAGTTATGAAATAAAAACAGTTGTAAACGATTTGTTTGCAGGTAAAAGTAATTTGGATGATTTAACCAAAATCAAGATGATTTATAATTACATCATTACCAACATTGCATACAGCTCCGTATCGTTCAGGCAAAGTGGTATTATTCCTCAAAACCCATCAACAGTTATTAATACAAGAATTGGCGATTGTAAGGATGTATCTACACTTTTTGTGAGTATGTGCAAAGAAGCTGGCATTACAGCAACACTAGCTTTGGCAAACACCAGAGACCGTGGGCAGAATACATTATTGTTACCCAGTATAGAATTTAATCACTGCATTGCCAAATCTACAATAGGAGGGAAAGATTACTGGGTAGAACTTACTTCTGGAACATTGCCTTTTAATACTTTCAGCAATACTTTCCTGGGGTCCAATGTTCTCGAAATTAATAAAACAAGCACAGCGCTAACCAAGTTTAACCCCGGCATAAGAGGAAGAAATATGATGGGCTACAAAACCGAGGTTAAATTGGAAAATGCTGATATGATGGTTAAGGAAACGAATTGGAATACCGGATCAATGTCTAGCTATATCAGGAGTGTTTTTAACGATTTGAGCAGTGCAGATCAAATCAAGAAAATGAAAGAAGATCTAACGGGTATCTATCCGGAAAACGAGATTTATAACCTTAGTTTTACGAACCTCAATACCTCAAAATCTACCTCCGATACTGTAGGAACAGCCTGTTCATATAAATTGCTTAACGTGAGCAAAAGTGTAGCGGGCATGTCGATATTTTCTATTCCATGGTCAAATAAATCATATGCAACAGCCTTACAGGTGGTTTCGCCGAGGAAATTTGGTATCGATCTTACGCAGTTATTTGGTGTTGATGAGTCTAATCAGGAATTATCATTAGAACTTCCAACCGGAAGAGCTATGGTTCAGCCTTTTAAAGCCGTTCAACTGAGTAATGATTTTGTTGATTTCAAACTAGAAAGCGTACAACAGGGTAATAAACTCGTTTTAAAACGGAGTTTTGCATTAAAGAAAGATTATGTTCCTTTAGATAAGATCGATCAGTTTAAGGCTTTTTATAAAGAAATGGCAGAAGCCGATGATCAGCAACTGGCCATGAAATAA
- a CDS encoding SDR family oxidoreductase, which produces MKNMKTVLITGANKSIGFETARQLLQQGYYVFLGCRDIQKGEQAINQLKSEGLTEVEPIEIDVDNVESIKAAGELLGQKITALDVLINNAGISGAMQNALETDISVFKQVFETNFFGVIAVTQTFINLLKQSSEPRIVNVTSGLGSLALHNDPTWKYYSVKPVDYVSSKAALNAYTIVLANNLQGTPFKVNAVDPGYTATDFNHHSGPGTVPDAAARIVKAATLGPDGPTGQFFSDDNAPETGISPW; this is translated from the coding sequence ATGAAAAATATGAAAACAGTACTGATTACAGGAGCAAACAAAAGCATTGGCTTTGAAACAGCCAGACAATTATTACAGCAAGGATATTACGTATTTCTAGGCTGCAGGGATATCCAAAAAGGTGAACAAGCCATAAATCAACTAAAATCAGAGGGTTTAACCGAGGTAGAACCGATTGAAATTGATGTAGATAACGTTGAATCAATTAAAGCTGCAGGAGAATTGCTTGGTCAGAAAATTACAGCCCTCGATGTGTTGATTAACAACGCAGGTATTAGTGGTGCCATGCAAAATGCACTGGAAACCGACATTAGTGTATTTAAACAAGTATTTGAAACCAACTTTTTTGGTGTAATTGCAGTAACACAAACTTTTATAAACCTGTTGAAACAATCATCAGAACCAAGAATCGTTAATGTTACATCAGGTTTAGGTTCACTTGCCTTACATAACGATCCTACGTGGAAATACTATAGTGTAAAACCGGTGGATTACGTTTCTTCGAAAGCCGCCCTTAATGCCTATACTATTGTATTGGCCAACAACTTACAAGGTACTCCATTTAAGGTAAATGCAGTCGACCCGGGTTATACAGCAACGGACTTTAACCATCACTCAGGTCCTGGGACAGTGCCAGATGCAGCAGCAAGAATAGTTAAAGCAGCTACGTTAGGCCCAGATGGACCAACAGGACAATTTTTTAGTGACGATAATGCCCCAGAGACTGGCATTAGTCCGTGGTAA
- a CDS encoding Gfo/Idh/MocA family protein: MTENKNLKVLVVGCGNMGASHATAYHTLAGFEICGLVSTGKSKEKLNEILGGQYDLYTDFYQALEITKPDAVCISTYPDTHEAYAIKSFESCCHVFIEKPLADSVAGAIKVAEAAKKANKKLLVGYILRYHPSWEKFTALAQEMGKPLVMRMNLNQQSHGPKWTVHRNLMKSLSPIVDCAVHYIDIMCQMTRSKPVQVSAIGARLTDDIPEWNYNYGQLQIRFEDGSIGWYEAGWGPMVSDNAFFIKDVFGPKGSVSIMAKKTGAAGNSDNIDAHTKTESIKIHHADLDANDEFSKADEWVDLTDEPDHQELCNREQRYFLKAITEDIDLTNATDDAVNSLRIAFACDESVKTGGMIRLD; encoded by the coding sequence ATGACAGAAAATAAGAATTTAAAGGTACTGGTAGTAGGCTGTGGTAATATGGGTGCTTCTCATGCCACAGCTTATCACACCTTAGCCGGTTTTGAAATATGCGGATTGGTTTCGACCGGTAAAAGCAAAGAAAAACTTAATGAAATATTGGGTGGGCAATATGACTTATATACTGATTTTTACCAGGCACTTGAAATAACTAAACCTGATGCCGTTTGTATCTCTACCTATCCCGATACACACGAAGCTTACGCTATAAAATCTTTCGAAAGTTGCTGCCATGTGTTTATTGAAAAGCCATTGGCCGATAGTGTAGCAGGTGCAATAAAAGTAGCCGAAGCAGCAAAAAAGGCAAATAAAAAATTGTTGGTGGGTTATATCCTCCGCTATCATCCCTCATGGGAAAAATTTACGGCACTGGCTCAGGAAATGGGAAAACCTTTGGTGATGCGCATGAACCTGAATCAACAGAGCCATGGTCCTAAATGGACGGTGCATCGCAACCTGATGAAAAGTTTAAGCCCTATTGTAGACTGTGCCGTACATTACATCGATATTATGTGCCAAATGACACGGTCGAAACCTGTACAGGTGAGTGCCATTGGTGCCCGGCTTACTGACGATATCCCGGAGTGGAATTACAATTATGGGCAGCTGCAGATCCGTTTCGAAGATGGTTCTATCGGGTGGTACGAAGCTGGCTGGGGGCCGATGGTAAGCGATAATGCTTTTTTTATTAAAGATGTTTTTGGTCCGAAGGGATCAGTATCCATTATGGCTAAAAAAACAGGGGCCGCTGGAAACTCTGATAATATTGATGCGCATACCAAAACCGAATCGATTAAAATACATCATGCCGATTTAGATGCTAATGATGAATTCAGTAAAGCCGATGAGTGGGTAGACCTTACCGACGAACCCGATCATCAGGAACTATGTAACCGTGAACAAAGGTATTTCTTAAAAGCCATTACAGAAGATATAGATTTAACCAATGCTACCGATGATGCTGTAAACAGCTTGAGGATTGCTTTTGCCTGCGATGAATCAGTGAAAACTGGTGGAATGATCCGGTTGGATTAA
- a CDS encoding Gfo/Idh/MocA family protein produces MIEDKANSKTGNSRRNFIKTTALAAAGFMIVPRHVLGGPGFLAPSDRLQLAGIGAGGKGESDIASIVRGGKTDVAFLCDVDDRRAANSLKNFPKAKYYKDYRELLDKEGKNIDAVTVSTPDHTHAQIAMAAMQLGKHVYVQKPLTHDIYEARMLTEAANRYKVVTQMGNQGASGDGVRRLQEWYDAGRIGKVHTVYCWTNRPVWPQGISWPTGTAEIPKELDWDLWLGSAPYKEYVNKLVPFNWRGWWDYGTGAIGDMGCHLVEPPFRVLGLDTPISVECSVGSVYVDEFKRAYLPESCPPSSHVILTFAKTPKTRHEVQVHWMDGGIKPERPEELGPNESFGDNGVLFIGTRGKMICETYGKNPRLLPLSRNESDKTKITIPRIANQEEGHYTQFAEAAIAGYGKMQLSSPFEIAGPLTETLLIANLAIRGTDVQRKDAAGKISYPGRDIKMLWDKVNMKVTNFDEVNQFVKREYRKGWTLGV; encoded by the coding sequence ATGATAGAAGATAAGGCAAATTCGAAAACCGGAAATTCGAGAAGAAACTTTATTAAAACCACGGCACTTGCCGCGGCAGGATTTATGATCGTACCCCGCCATGTATTGGGTGGGCCAGGTTTTCTGGCGCCAAGCGATCGTTTACAATTGGCTGGAATAGGTGCCGGTGGAAAAGGAGAAAGCGATATTGCCAGTATTGTTAGGGGAGGTAAAACTGATGTGGCATTTTTATGCGATGTAGACGATAGAAGGGCGGCAAATTCTTTAAAAAACTTTCCAAAGGCAAAATATTATAAAGACTACCGTGAGTTATTGGATAAAGAAGGGAAAAATATTGACGCCGTAACGGTATCAACACCTGATCATACCCACGCGCAAATTGCCATGGCCGCCATGCAATTGGGCAAACACGTATATGTGCAAAAACCTTTAACACACGATATTTACGAAGCCAGGATGTTAACTGAGGCTGCAAACCGCTATAAAGTGGTTACACAGATGGGTAATCAAGGCGCTTCTGGCGATGGCGTAAGAAGACTTCAGGAATGGTACGATGCAGGCAGGATAGGTAAAGTCCATACCGTTTACTGTTGGACCAACCGACCAGTATGGCCACAGGGAATTTCGTGGCCAACCGGAACAGCCGAAATACCGAAAGAACTCGATTGGGATTTATGGTTAGGTAGTGCTCCATACAAAGAATATGTAAATAAACTAGTTCCCTTTAACTGGAGGGGATGGTGGGATTATGGAACTGGTGCCATTGGCGATATGGGTTGCCACTTAGTAGAACCTCCTTTTAGGGTATTAGGCTTAGATACGCCTATTAGTGTAGAATGCAGTGTAGGCAGCGTGTATGTAGATGAATTTAAGCGCGCCTATTTACCAGAAAGTTGTCCGCCATCAAGTCACGTCATTTTAACTTTTGCCAAAACGCCAAAAACCAGGCACGAGGTTCAGGTGCATTGGATGGATGGAGGCATTAAGCCAGAGCGTCCGGAAGAATTGGGACCTAATGAAAGTTTTGGTGATAATGGTGTGCTTTTTATTGGCACAAGAGGTAAGATGATCTGTGAAACTTATGGTAAAAACCCTAGGTTATTGCCTTTATCGCGCAACGAATCGGATAAAACCAAAATCACCATTCCACGTATCGCAAATCAGGAAGAAGGCCATTATACTCAATTTGCCGAAGCTGCCATTGCCGGTTATGGGAAAATGCAACTCAGCTCTCCATTTGAAATCGCCGGACCGCTTACTGAAACTTTATTGATTGCCAACCTGGCCATTAGAGGAACAGATGTACAGCGCAAAGATGCAGCAGGTAAGATCAGTTATCCAGGCAGAGATATCAAAATGCTTTGGGATAAAGTAAACATGAAGGTGACCAATTTTGATGAAGTAAACCAATTTGTGAAACGCGAATACCGCAAAGGCTGGACTTTGGGCGTTTAA
- a CDS encoding AraC family transcriptional regulator: protein MQTLHPNQQLPVYTLEPDEIAGNKNFRVYHFEGTLPNKSELLIPHRKDHYLIVLIRQADSRQWIDMTPYTLKNNTVYFSGPGHIIVKEGFKQLWSTGIAFTNEFLSLQENASLSKLPIIENPHDGHELALTEADLNFVEDILVKINAEYQKPGEWQQRMLTAHLTVLLTYLSRLYSEQYKERNHSAEKLLLKGFLTKINECYRELREVGDYASLLNISSGHLSEVVKIQSGKPAIKHIHERLVLEAQRLLFHTGHSLKEIAFDLGFSDTSYFNRFFKRETGVTPAVYRANIREMYH from the coding sequence ATGCAAACACTCCATCCCAATCAACAGCTACCTGTTTATACCTTAGAACCCGACGAAATAGCAGGGAATAAAAATTTTAGGGTTTATCATTTTGAAGGTACTTTACCAAACAAGTCGGAACTGCTTATCCCTCACCGGAAAGATCATTACCTGATTGTTTTGATCAGACAGGCCGATAGCCGTCAATGGATTGATATGACACCCTATACGCTAAAAAACAATACCGTTTATTTTTCTGGCCCAGGCCACATCATTGTAAAAGAAGGTTTTAAGCAGCTATGGAGCACCGGCATTGCTTTTACCAATGAGTTTCTCTCCCTTCAGGAAAATGCTTCGCTAAGCAAACTACCCATTATCGAAAACCCGCACGATGGACATGAGTTAGCCCTAACCGAAGCCGATCTTAACTTTGTTGAGGACATACTCGTCAAAATCAATGCCGAATATCAAAAACCTGGCGAGTGGCAGCAACGTATGCTTACCGCCCACCTAACCGTGTTGCTTACCTATTTAAGCCGGTTGTATTCGGAACAGTATAAGGAGCGTAATCACTCAGCAGAGAAATTGCTATTGAAAGGTTTTCTGACAAAGATTAATGAGTGTTATCGCGAACTACGGGAAGTAGGCGATTATGCTTCACTATTGAACATTTCATCAGGACATTTAAGCGAGGTGGTGAAAATACAAAGTGGCAAACCGGCCATTAAACATATCCATGAGCGATTGGTGCTGGAGGCGCAACGGTTGCTCTTTCACACCGGGCATTCTTTAAAAGAAATTGCCTTTGACTTAGGTTTTTCTGACACCTCTTATTTTAACCGCTTTTTTAAACGCGAAACTGGTGTAACGCCCGCAGTGTACAGGGCCAATATCCGCGAAATGTACCATTAA
- the der gene encoding ribosome biogenesis GTPase Der codes for MSNIIAIVGRPNVGKSTLFNRLTESRKAIVDDISGVTRDRHYGVGEWTDRQFTVIDTGGYVANSEDVYEAAIREQVMIAIEEASVLIFMVDVTTGITDLDDDIAQVLRRSNKPVYVCANKVDNTALYNEIHTFYGFGLGEVYALSSMTGSGTGELLDEVVKNFEDIPEEENQLPKITIAGRPNVGKSSLVNALIGKERNIVTANAGTTRDSIKIHYNQFGHEFMLIDTAGLRKKTKVKENLEFYSVMRTIKALEEADVVVLMIDAVEGIESQDINIFHLAEKNKKGIVILVNKWDLIEKNTQTMKAFEEQIHERIRPFTDVPIVFTSVLNKQRIFKAIEVALEVYKNRSKKIPTSKLNDVMLPLIEKFPPPALKGKHIKIKYITQINATSPMFAFFCNLPQYIKDPYKRFIENKLRENFDFSGAPIQIYFRQK; via the coding sequence ATGAGTAATATTATAGCCATCGTAGGCAGGCCAAACGTAGGCAAGAGTACCCTTTTTAACAGATTAACCGAAAGCCGTAAGGCGATCGTAGATGATATAAGCGGCGTAACCCGCGACAGGCACTATGGTGTGGGCGAATGGACAGACAGGCAATTTACCGTAATCGATACCGGTGGTTATGTAGCCAATTCAGAAGATGTTTACGAAGCTGCCATCCGCGAGCAGGTAATGATCGCCATCGAAGAAGCCAGTGTTTTGATCTTTATGGTTGATGTAACTACAGGCATTACTGATTTGGATGATGACATTGCCCAGGTATTGCGCAGAAGTAATAAGCCTGTTTATGTTTGTGCAAATAAAGTAGACAATACCGCATTATATAACGAAATCCATACTTTTTATGGTTTTGGATTAGGCGAAGTATATGCATTATCATCAATGACGGGTTCTGGAACAGGAGAGTTATTGGATGAGGTTGTTAAAAACTTCGAAGATATTCCTGAAGAAGAAAACCAGTTGCCTAAAATTACCATCGCAGGTCGCCCTAATGTGGGTAAATCTTCTTTAGTAAATGCATTAATTGGTAAAGAACGTAATATTGTTACCGCAAATGCAGGTACAACCCGCGATTCAATCAAAATCCATTATAATCAATTTGGTCATGAGTTTATGCTGATCGATACTGCCGGATTACGTAAAAAAACCAAGGTTAAAGAAAATTTAGAGTTTTATTCGGTAATGCGTACCATTAAAGCTTTAGAAGAGGCTGATGTTGTGGTATTAATGATTGATGCCGTAGAAGGAATCGAAAGTCAGGATATCAATATTTTCCACCTGGCCGAGAAGAACAAAAAAGGTATCGTAATTTTGGTCAACAAATGGGATTTGATCGAGAAGAATACCCAAACGATGAAAGCTTTCGAAGAGCAGATCCATGAGCGTATCCGCCCGTTTACTGATGTGCCAATTGTATTTACTTCAGTTTTAAATAAACAACGTATTTTCAAAGCAATTGAAGTGGCTTTAGAGGTTTATAAAAACCGTAGCAAGAAAATTCCTACATCTAAATTAAATGATGTAATGTTGCCGCTGATCGAGAAATTCCCGCCACCAGCATTAAAAGGAAAACACATTAAGATAAAATACATTACCCAGATTAATGCCACTTCGCCAATGTTTGCCTTTTTCTGCAACTTGCCACAGTACATTAAAGATCCGTATAAACGTTTCATCGAGAATAAATTAAGAGAAAACTTCGATTTTTCGGGTGCACCGATTCAGATTTATTTCAGACAGAAATAG
- a CDS encoding TlpA disulfide reductase family protein, with the protein MKTSLTFLLLFMSTVIFAQESNNGKKLWAKSILNEKAPELVVEKWISKQPDTKGKFVLIDFWATWCGPCRAYIPTLNDIQKKYADKIVIIGVSDEAAEKVEAFSNPKINYFEAIDTKGTIKDSLQVKGIPHAILIDPKGMVRWEGFPLLQGNQLTEEVIKGLLDKYKN; encoded by the coding sequence ATGAAAACAAGTTTAACGTTTCTCTTACTGTTTATGAGTACTGTGATTTTTGCGCAGGAATCGAACAATGGTAAAAAATTGTGGGCAAAATCTATCCTTAACGAAAAGGCGCCAGAATTAGTAGTCGAAAAATGGATTTCAAAACAACCCGATACCAAAGGGAAGTTTGTGCTAATCGATTTTTGGGCAACCTGGTGTGGGCCATGCCGGGCATATATCCCTACATTAAACGATATTCAAAAGAAATATGCCGATAAAATTGTAATTATTGGTGTTTCTGATGAAGCAGCAGAAAAAGTAGAAGCTTTTAGTAATCCTAAAATCAACTATTTTGAAGCCATTGACACGAAAGGGACGATTAAAGATTCGCTTCAGGTTAAAGGCATTCCGCATGCTATTCTGATTGATCCGAAAGGAATGGTAAGATGGGAGGGTTTTCCGTTGTTGCAGGGAAATCAGTTAACCGAAGAAGTAATAAAAGGACTTTTAGATAAGTATAAAAATTAA